GGATATTATAAACATCAATTACTAGATGATGTGTTATTGCATCCGGGGGAAATGGATATTACTACTCACATTCATTTTGATTCCCTTATTCAAAAAGGAGAACAAGAGGATCTGAATTTCTTAGCAAAGTTAAGACAGGATGAATTTTTATTAAAAGCAGGAATTCTTAAGGACTTAGAAAACCATTATGATCCTAATCCGTTTTCAGAGGTGAGCAAGCGCAATCGTGCGATTCGAAGTTTAATTATGCCTTCTGGGATGAGTGCGTATTTTCACATTGTTGTTCAGCAAAAATCCCTACAATTAAGTGAAAATGATTTATTTGAGTAAGAAAAAACGCCGGGGATTCCGGCGTTTCTCTTCTTAATGTCCTCCGCCTAGCGGCATCATGAACGTTGTCCAATATGTAAAGCCGACGAAGAAAATTGTCAAATATGCTCCGAACACATACATATACATACGCTCGGAAAGTTTTAGATAGCTAAGCAGGATGAAGAATCCTGTTTGAGCTAAAAATAGCATTGCAGTTTTATCTAAATCACCTAGATAAAACATTACGGTAAAAATACCGGTCCAGAAACCACAAACTCTGAACATGCGATCCATATGTATCCCTCCTTTTACCCTACGATACCATCATTACAATATTATAAAGTAAAAGGCAGTGTAATGTAAATAATGGTTTCGAATTAGTTTGTAACTAGTGCCTGATATGAACAAGTTTCACAACCGGAAATCATATTTTCCTTTTCAACTAATTCAACAGAATTGAACAATGCTCCGAACATCCCTTTTAGAAATTCATGGTGCATGCTGCATACTGTTTCAGTATGTTCTTCTGCTATTTCCTTGAAAGGGCAGTTGAAAATTTGAAAATAAATTTTTGTCTTTTCTCCATTTGCTTCGAATTCAGGATAGAATCCAGCCAATGTAGCAGCACTTTTTAATATGTTTAGCTTTTGATCAAATTCTAATTCCTCGCCAACGGCTCTTTTTGCTAATTCCTGTTCAATAATTTCTGTACCGAACCGTTTTCCTGTTAAAAAGAGGGCTTGTTTACCAGCTTCACCTAAGGAAATCATCGTTTGAATTGCCACTTTGGATAAAAGCATGTAATCGCGATAAGGGAAATGGAGTTGGATGACATCGTCGGAAAGACGATATAATCGGCTAGGTCGGCCACCTTTACCAGTTTTCTTTGTTTCGGATACTAACATGTTTACATCTTCTAGCTTGGATAAGTGCAGTCTTGCTACATTTGGATGGATATTAAAATGTTCCGCTACTTCCTGGACAGTTACTTCTTGATGGCGTTTATTAATGAATTGATAAATGTAATATCGTGTTGGATCTGACAAAACGTTTGTAATCTTTAATGTTTGTTCCATCTCTGTTCACCTCGGACCCCCATAATTTATTCCATTATAATACAGCCGCCAGAGGTTAACATGGTTAACACTATATGTTTAGAAAATGTTCACAATTACCGACTTTATATTGTAACAATATTAGTATATTGAAGACTTTTTTTGAAAAAAGTTTAAAATAAAAGAAGGAAAGGATAGAACATTGTCGAATGTTTTGAAGTAAGAAATTAAAAAGGTGGTGTTTCTCATTGTAAGTTCCATTGAATTATTAGCTAATCGGATCATTACAGATGCTGCTAGAAATCAGGCAACTGATATTCACATTATTCCGCGAAAAAAAGACACACTCGTTCAAATCCGTTTGACTAACAAACTCATTCCTCGATTATCCCTTCCAAAAGAAGAATGTGACAGATTAATCTCCCATTTTAAATTTACAGCCAATATGGATATCGGTGAAAGAAGACGACCCCAAAGCGGAGCTATCTTTTGTGAGGTAGACGGACAATTGATGGGCCTTAGGCTTTCCACACTCCCTTCTAATAACAGAGAGAGTCTTGTAATTAGGCTTTTACCACAGCAAGAACAGATTCCCTTCCATCAACTCTCTTTATTCCCTTCTATGACAAGAAAGTTATTAGCCCTTCTTAAACATGCACATGGATTAATTATTTTTACTGGTCCAACCGGATCAGGCAAAACGACGACCCTCTATTCTTTATTAAACGAAACAGCCCATTTATTCCACCGAAATGTTATTACACTTGAAGACCCCATTGAAAAAAACTATGACTCTGTTCTGCAGGTTCAAGTCAATGAAAAAGCAGGAGTAACATATGCTGCTGGATTAAAAGCAATTTTAAGACACGATCCAGATATTATTATGGTGGGGGAAATTCGGGATGCAGAAACAGCAAAAATTGCTGTACGCGCTGCATTAACAGGACACTTAGTGCTGTCGACTATGCACACAAGAGATGCCAAAGGTGCTGTATACCGTCTTCGGGAATTTGGTGTGAACTGGCTAGAGGTTGAACAAACACTGATTGCAGTTACTGCACAAAGGCTTGTGGAACTTACCTGTCCATTTTGCGAAGGGGAATGTTCTCCGAATTGTTATTCCTATGGAAGGTGGAAAAGGGCTAGTGTGTTTGAACTCTT
The window above is part of the Bacillus sp. SORGH_AS_0510 genome. Proteins encoded here:
- a CDS encoding DUF2626 domain-containing protein, translated to MDRMFRVCGFWTGIFTVMFYLGDLDKTAMLFLAQTGFFILLSYLKLSERMYMYVFGAYLTIFFVGFTYWTTFMMPLGGGH
- a CDS encoding metalloregulator ArsR/SmtB family transcription factor; protein product: MEQTLKITNVLSDPTRYYIYQFINKRHQEVTVQEVAEHFNIHPNVARLHLSKLEDVNMLVSETKKTGKGGRPSRLYRLSDDVIQLHFPYRDYMLLSKVAIQTMISLGEAGKQALFLTGKRFGTEIIEQELAKRAVGEELEFDQKLNILKSAATLAGFYPEFEANGEKTKIYFQIFNCPFKEIAEEHTETVCSMHHEFLKGMFGALFNSVELVEKENMISGCETCSYQALVTN
- the comGA gene encoding competence type IV pilus ATPase ComGA yields the protein MVFLIVSSIELLANRIITDAARNQATDIHIIPRKKDTLVQIRLTNKLIPRLSLPKEECDRLISHFKFTANMDIGERRRPQSGAIFCEVDGQLMGLRLSTLPSNNRESLVIRLLPQQEQIPFHQLSLFPSMTRKLLALLKHAHGLIIFTGPTGSGKTTTLYSLLNETAHLFHRNVITLEDPIEKNYDSVLQVQVNEKAGVTYAAGLKAILRHDPDIIMVGEIRDAETAKIAVRAALTGHLVLSTMHTRDAKGAVYRLREFGVNWLEVEQTLIAVTAQRLVELTCPFCEGECSPNCYSYGRWKRASVFELLSGRNLHSVMKAARGEEMHPRYRTIRDVINKGIALGYIQESEYERLVYEHEST